Below is a genomic region from Fusarium oxysporum Fo47 chromosome VIII, complete sequence.
CAGTAACACCCAGCGAACGACGAGAAATGCGCAACGCAATCATCGACTACGGCGCTCTCCAGCCCGATCCCGTGCGTCAACCCGACGCCGAAAGCACCGACGAACAAGTACGTCACCCCATCGCTCTCATATTCATTTACTAACAATTCCCAGAGCGCTACAGACGGCGAAAATGACCAGGCCTCGTCAAACGTCGACTTTTCCTTCATCGCGCCCGCAGACATTGACCTGTTCGACACAGATTTCGCATTCGGCAGCAACATGTACGCGACGTTCGCCGACGCAACGCAGGGCTTCTGGGAGAGTTTCCCTGGAAGTATGGACATCGCGGGCGACATGGTCACAGAGAACTGAGTGGTTTTCTTACTGCCAAGCCGGGAAATGTTGTAGGGCGATCGGCACTGAGACCCATCGTAACCTCATGACAGTGAATGGTGGGTGAGCTGAGTTCCCCGCGATTGCATTCAGGCTAAATGCAATGTTAGCCATCACGACAGACCAGCAATTATAAAAAGTCACCACTCATTCACGACAATACCTAATTCTCACCTCAATCTCATCGCATCAGTCAAAATGCCACAGGTCACAAACCCCATCCTTCCGGGCTTCAATCCCGACCCGTCAATCTGCCGCGTCGGCGATGACTACTACATCGCTACATCCACCTTTGAGTGGTTCCCCGGCGTTCAGATCCATCACTCCAAAGACCTCGCCAACTGGACTCTCATCGTGCGTCCAGTGAACCGCAAGAGTCAGCTCGACATGCGCGGTGAGCCTGATAGCTGCGGTGTCTGGGCGCCCTGCCTGACGCACGATGGAGACAAGTTCTGGCTCGTGTACACGGACGTCAAGCGCAAGGACGGTTCGTTCAAGGATGCGCATAACTACATTATCACTGCGCCTGCTATCGAGGGGCCGTGGAGTGATCCTGTGTACGCTAATTCCTCTGGCTTTGATCCATCGCTGTTTCATGACGATGACGGTCGCAAATGGTTCAACAACATGACCTGGGATCATCGCGCTCGGCCTCATCTATTCTCTGGTATCTTTCTTCAAGAGTTCGATCCCAAGCAGGGTAAACTCGTGggaccaaagaagaacaTATTCAAGGGCACAGATCTGGCTTATGTTGAGGGATCGCATTTATATAAGCGCAATGGATGGTACTACCTCTCTACAGCAGAGGGTGGCACAGGCTACACCCATGCCATGACCCTCGCGCGATCACGAAACATCTGGGGTCCTTATGAAGTTCATCCCCAGAAACACGTCGTCACTTCAAAAGATGCACCCAACGCAGCGCTCCAAAGAGCTGGACACGCTGATATCGTGGATACACCCGATGGCAAGACCTACATCGTGCATTTGACCGGGCGCCCTGTTACCCAAAAGCGACGTTCAGTCTTGGGTCGAGAAACAGCTATTCAAGAAGCTTACTGGGGCGATGACGACTGGCTGTACATCAAGAACGGTCCCGTCCCAAGTCTTCACGTAGATCTCCCTGCTGCACGCGACGACACAGCGTACTGGGAAGAAAAGCGATATACTTTTACCGACAAACTCCATATTGACTTCCAATGGCTACGAACACCTGAACCAGAgcgcatcttcaacatcaagaacaaccaACTCAGTCTCATCGGTCGAGAGTCCGTCGGTTCATGGTTCGAACAAGCCCTCGTCGCGCGTCGTCAAACCCACTTCTCCTACGACGCCGAAACGGTGATAACCTACTCCCCAGAAGACGAGCGCCAATTCGCCGGTCTAACAGCCTACTACTGCcgcttcaacttcttctacCTAACCGTAaccgccaccgccgccgGCCAACGCGAGCTACAGATCATCTCCTCCGAAGAGTCATTCCCAATAGGTCGTCTAGAGCGTCCCTTCGCCGAGCCCGTGGAAATTCCCAACGAGGGCAAGGTTCGACTTGCGGTTAGTGTTCGTGCGGGAAGCACACTTCAGTTTTACTACGCTCTTGAAGGGCAGGAGTTGAAGGAGATTGGACCTGTGTATGATGCTTCTATCTTGTCAGATGAGTGTGGAGGACATCCTAAGGATGGAAGTTTCACGGGTGCGTTTGTGGGCATGGCGTGTTCGGATGTTAATGGGCTTGCGAAGGAGGCGCAGTTTGATTATTTTGTTTATAGGCCTGTGCATGATAAGTTGGATCGATATGAGATATAGAGAAAACGAATAGTCAATTCGAACACAAAGATTTCAACTTATGAAACCTCGCCACATATAATGAACTCGGAAAACAAAACGACTCAGAGAATAAAACCGTTAGCTAGAGAATGAAGGACAGAATACCTTAAAAACTATCGCAAGATTCACGGTCCTCGAACTTCTGAACCAACTACAAACCAAACGCCGTCTTCGCACGCTGAAAGTACTCCAACCTCGGCTGGAGATCCGTCCCAACACACTCCTCAATATACTTCTGAAACCCCGTATCAACATCCGTCTTGAACGCCTGTCGAACATCCTCCTTACACTGCGTCTTCAAAAACCAAGGTCCACTTCCAAAGTTGTACTTATCAACCGTAACATCATCCAACAAATCCCCCAACTCCTGATCCGAAAGCCCCTCCACACTCTCAACACCCTGCCATCCCTTGGCCAGCTCGGGAATACTCTTCGCATAGAGAAGATTATAGTTCGGCATTTGCATATTCGCAGTTCCTTGGCCGGGGCGTCCAGGATAGTGATTCCGCTTGTACTGAAAGTCTCCTGACTCAAAAGCCATGAGAGCGAGAACAGCGGCGATTTCAGCGGGGGAGTAGATTTGCTGGGACTGGAagctggagatgatgaaggggGCTGCTTGGGTTGCTGTGCGGCATTCTTTGTTGCCGGTGGGACAGATTTTTGATTTGGGGGCTATAGCTTCGATGATGGGGACTGCAGACAGCGAAGCTGCTGAGAGGGAGGCCAAGGAGGCGATGAGAGAGAGGGTAGTGAATTTCATTGTGATGAATGTCGTGGTATCAAGAGCTGATAGTAGCTGGTTGACGTTGAGTTGAGGCAAATGACCTGAAAGAGAGTGTGTTTAAGTAAAATCCACCAGGGATAGTCAATGCGAAAAGAACGTCTGTGAAACACAACGTATCACGAacagaaaaaaaaaggagtGAATAACCTCACAATCAATCGGAGTGAATAAGGATGCCAAGAACAAACACAGATTCAGGGAATAAGTCCCCTAGATATACATTTTTTCCCCAAGCACAATTCGTGTAGAAACAATCCCAGCCGCGTTACCCAATAACATTCCTTGTCGAGGCGCAGGCAAACAAATGGTGAAACAGATGAAATGTGAAACGAACTGCTTCCGACCAATTGATGGGATCTGCAGGGGTCGGAGTCGGAAAGCTCGGCATTGTTTTAGGGGTAATGGGGGAAAGGGGCTGTGATTGGCGCTAGTGCTACCTTGCGGTGACATAAAGGAATAGTTAATGCTCGGCAGTTAAAGAATATGGGAGTGGTTGGTAAGTTTTGTCAGCTTGAGTGGAGATGTCTGTGTAAGTTGGGTCTGTCTTACTTACACCAAGGAACAGAGCGACACCAGAACAGAAGAGTAAAAAGATCAGTGCCACAGCCACTTGAGAGCATGAACAAAGAGAATTAATTACAATCTACCCATCCACCATTACATCACTACAGCTACCAATTGCCTACTCATCCCAGGTAATCTTCATACTCGTAGGAAACGGCCAAATGCTTCCCCAATCCTCCGTCATATAGACAAAGAAACCGCCCGGTCTCGGcaccttcttcaactctcccTGCGCGCCCGGCACTCTCCTAACACCCTTCTTCCTAAACACCGCTCTGAATAGCTCCGTGAGCGCAACCTGGCTGATATCCCGTCCCAGACACGCGTGCGGTCCAACGCCATAGTGGATGTACTTATCCAGCGGACGCTTCGGGTCCACGACTCCAGGGTTGGGGAAGATCTTGGGGTCTTGGGCGGCTTGAACGAACGATACGAAGACGCGGTCGCCGGCATTGACGGGGATGCTGCGGCCGTCGTCTTCGTGGATCGTGTCGGGGCCTGTGGCTTCGCGGTAGAGACCGAATGTGCCGGCCATGCGGATGCCTTCCATTGCGTAGCCGAGGAGCAAGGCGTCTGTCTCGTCGCCTGTTTCGAGGGCGGCGATGCGGGCTAGTTCGGGGCGGTATTTCTCGCCTGCTGGGGAGAGATACCAATCCAGCGTTTGCGCAAACTAATCTCATTagcactcactcactcaatTGACGAGTAGGGGAAGTTTGACTTACCACTTGAGCCTGGTTGGGCACCATAGCACCAGCCGTAGGCAGGATCTGACTCCAGACAATATCCTCCGTACTCAAGCCCGCCTTCTTCAATCCCTTCGCCATATTCTCACCATACCTCGCCAGCGGATCATCATTCTTATCCGGCTTGCTAGTGAAAAGTCCCTTGACACCAATGCTATTCGCCAACTTGACATTCATCTCAATAATACCACCAAGTTTCTGCGCAACCTCTCGCGCACCCTGTCTAAGCGGGAAACTCTTGGCAGGATCAATGTCAAAGAAGATGCAGACAAAGATGACAGCGAGAATCATGTACAGCTCCTGCTCGGAGAACACACCCTTTGGATTCTCACTCGTCTTGAGGGGCAGGTTAAACATCCTCGCGACAAAGTGCGTGTGCGCAACGTTACCCACGTCCCGTACAACATCAACCTGCGTCTTCCCCGCAAGTCTGTACGACTTCTCCGCGAGTAGTTTCTCAGCGGTCGTCGCATAAAACGACTTCACTGCATTGCGCCACGTGTCGTTGTACAAGAGCTTGCCCATGCACTTACGCTGCTGGGCGTGCAGCGCCGTGTCGCCCGATAGCATGAAGCGACCGCCTGCTTCGCCCATGAGGTGCTTGAGGCCTTCTTCCCAGCAGACGCGGTACTTTTGCTGGTCCTCGAGAATGTACTTTGCCGCGTTGTACccgatgatgttgatgcgtGTGGCTGTGGGCTCAGGACGGGAAAAGTCAAAGCGGTCAGCGCGCTTGATGTTTGTgaggatcttcttgttctcggaGGGGATGACCATTGGGTAGTGAGCGTAGACGGAGTTGCCCTTGAAGTGCTGGGGGAATGCACGGAGGAAGAGTTTGTAAAAGACACAGCCGTGGTTGACCTTGAGATCGTAATCGACTTCCTTATATCCCCAGTTCGTCAAGTGGCGAGGGTTGTAGTCGGTGGTGTAGTACCTATCACCTCTGACCAGCGCCACGGCATCGGAGAGGACGACTCGAGAGATGGTGTAAGTCGGTGCGATACCAACACCAGGAACCATGGGAGTCTTTGCTTCCTCGGCGACGATGCCAGGGTACAACTCGACGTAATCAGGATGCTGATACAGATTGCGCAGGGCATCAGCGACGGAGGGATCAGAGTTGATGTCCTCAAACGTCTCATACGCCTTCAACCCGAAATGCTTCCTAAACTCATTCAATCCCGCCAAGTTCCACTTCCTCCCACGCATGATACCCAGCATCTCAATAGGCTTCATGATGCGTGGAACATTGCGTCCGCCGAATGCACCACCAGGCTGTTCAATAGCCGTAGCCAGCGCCTCAACCAGTTCATCATCGTTGAACTTGCCATCAGGACCTCTCTT
It encodes:
- a CDS encoding heme peroxidase, which translates into the protein MAEHKNGVATNGYEKKSSPASSSTKSEAKPLPNGDKKDGIVRSFKQLRVASKRPLPKEMGDGSYRVVENRPGLKQDIRRLRGRDLKTLLEIVKAKVKGETQQDDKTMIMERTIQLVANLSDHSKVQESLTNSFISQLWNSIDHPPMLYMGDKFRFRQPDGSNNNPYLPQLGAARTPYSRTVRPKGMSLGAQPDPEAIFESVFARDAFRKNPNNVSSILWYWATIIIHDLFWTNLQDPNQNDSSSYLDLAPLYGSTEKDRDSIRTFKDGQLKPDCFADKRLIGNPPGVPILLIMFNRFHNHVATNLADINEGSRFSKPAEHLSPEAADAAWKKRDTELFETARLVTSGLYINITLIDYVRNIINLNRVDTTWTLDPRQEMGVSVGTKDLSESGTGNVVSAEFNLCYRWHSCLSEMDDKWVQDFYTELLGENYGPMNLQTMMKALKAFEASVADEPSERTFGGFKRGPDGKFNDDELVEALATAIEQPGGAFGGRNVPRIMKPIEMLGIMRGRKWNLAGLNEFRKHFGLKAYETFEDINSDPSVADALRNLYQHPDYVELYPGIVAEEAKTPMVPGVGIAPTYTISRVVLSDAVALVRGDRYYTTDYNPRHLTNWGYKEVDYDLKVNHGCVFYKLFLRAFPQHFKGNSVYAHYPMVIPSENKKILTNIKRADRFDFSRPEPTATRINIIGYNAAKYILEDQQKYRVCWEEGLKHLMGEAGGRFMLSGDTALHAQQRKCMGKLLYNDTWRNAVKSFYATTAEKLLAEKSYRLAGKTQVDVVRDVGNVAHTHFVARMFNLPLKTSENPKGVFSEQELYMILAVIFVCIFFDIDPAKSFPLRQGAREVAQKLGGIIEMNVKLANSIGVKGLFTSKPDKNDDPLARYGENMAKGLKKAGLSTEDIVWSQILPTAGAMVPNQAQVFAQTLDWYLSPAGEKYRPELARIAALETGDETDALLLGYAMEGIRMAGTFGLYREATGPDTIHEDDGRSIPVNAGDRVFVSFVQAAQDPKIFPNPGVVDPKRPLDKYIHYGVGPHACLGRDISQVALTELFRAVFRKKGVRRVPGAQGELKKVPRPGGFFVYMTEDWGSIWPFPTSMKITWDDGCGTDLFTLLFWCRSVPWSTQAAPFIISSFQSQQIYSPAEIAAVLALMAFESGDFQYKRNHYPGRPGQGTANMQMPNYNLLYAKSIPELAKGWQGVESVEGLSDQELGDLLDDVTVDKYNFGSGPWFLKTQCKEDVRQAFKTDVDTGFQKYIEECVGTDLQPRLEYFQRAKTAFGL
- a CDS encoding glycosyl hydrolases family 43-domain-containing protein, whose product is MPQVTNPILPGFNPDPSICRVGDDYYIATSTFEWFPGVQIHHSKDLANWTLIVRPVNRKSQLDMRGEPDSCGVWAPCLTHDGDKFWLVYTDVKRKDGSFKDAHNYIITAPAIEGPWSDPVYANSSGFDPSLFHDDDGRKWFNNMTWDHRARPHLFSGIFLQEFDPKQGKLVGPKKNIFKGTDLAYVEGSHLYKRNGWYYLSTAEGGTGYTHAMTLARSRNIWGPYEVHPQKHVVTSKDAPNAALQRAGHADIVDTPDGKTYIVHLTGRPVTQKRRSVLGRETAIQEAYWGDDDWLYIKNGPVPSLHVDLPAARDDTAYWEEKRYTFTDKLHIDFQWLRTPEPERIFNIKNNQLSLIGRESVGSWFEQALVARRQTHFSYDAETVITYSPEDERQFAGLTAYYCRFNFFYLTVTATAAGQRELQIISSEESFPIGRLERPFAEPVEIPNEGKVRLAVSVRAGSTLQFYYALEGQELKEIGPVYDASILSDECGGHPKDGSFTGAFVGMACSDVNGLAKEAQFDYFVYRPVHDKLDRYEI